The genome window ACATGTGTTTGGGCACCCTACGCTTAGCGTTTTCATGTAGTTCACATAGTGCAGTCCCCTTTGCACGCATTCTTTCTTGTACTCCAAGGTGGTTCAatcgttactcatctttgacatcaatttttgagtcacttttggaggCATTATGAGAGCTACCCTTCTCCTAGGATTTTAGAGACCTTTTTGTTCCTTTGTTGGTTGAGCGAGTTTGTATTTTACTCATGTACCTTTAGGGGTATTTCTctttcttcggtagagttcacttcatttcactcactattcacacttcttttcactctagtgttcatattttcttacactcgtgaactctaccgaagagggacatatttgtagacccctcaTGTTGGCCACCCGGATAGCTGGTAGCTTGTTGTAGGAGTGGGGGGCCGACTTTTTCGAGGACTAGCATGCATGGGACACATGGTGAAGGACACCATCACCTCctcatggtggtggttgagatggTGACATATTGGCTGAGCAAGGAGCAGACGAGCAGGGGAACGGGTAGGGAAAAAAGTGCATTAGAAGGAAAATGAAGCCATTTTTTATTTCGGGGAGGGTTTTGGAGAGTTGGAGGAGAGCTGAAGAGGGAAAGAACTTGTGTTGTGGAGGGGGAAGGTAACGAAACACTGGAAATCAAGCATTAACGCTTAAGCGATTCTCACTAGATGTAGTCCCCGTATACTTCATCTCCTTCCATTTCGCATTATTTTCTTCCATCTTTTATTGACATTTGAGATTCATTTTGCCGATTAAGGGTGGTCAGTGTATGCTTGCTTGCTtggtttcttttatttcttttcatttccatttataGGGAAGACATTTATGCCAAGTTATTCAAATTTTAGTCGATAGTATGTAATCTGGATTTTAGTGAGAACTTTTTATCATCTTCTTAGTTTTCTATCAATGAGAGTGAATGAGAGAGATGGCCTGAAGCGTTGTTGCACAAACCTTCAATATGTCGGCCATCGACGTCGGAGTACTGCGTCGTCGGGGTTTGCTAGCCGTTGGTATAGGCTATGCCTCAGTGACCACCACCAGCCTATGATGATCTTTGTCCTCGTTGTTGCGGTCAAAGCCACTCGCCTGCTTAAGCATCTCTATCGACGCTAGTGTAAAGCAGGCTGCTAAAAAAGACAAGGCTCCAATAGCTTTGGGACCTTGCTTtccaagccaaacaccctccaTTGGACGTTGCTGAACTTATGGTTTGCGAGCTAGAAGACGACCCAAACTTCAATGCCGACAAAGGTTCTGTGTTGGCCACCAATGGCATGGTGGAAATGGAAGCGTACATCAGGATGGAGACACGAAGAAGCGTGGGAGCTGTTGTAGGCAAGGCCGTCGCCGCTGAAGCAACCAACGAGTGTGCCACTGTCGACTGTGAGAGCGCATGCAGTGGCGAGCGTGCGGCTAAGCCGAAGGATCCCTACAGCTTCGCCTAGTTGGTATGCTCGCGCTGCGAAGAAACCAACTATCATGGTAGCCTAGAGATCGTTAAATCTCTGTCCGTCTTTTGAATGCAATGTTGGTGAGGAAAAGCTACAAGTGGCAGTGGTTGCATGGGAGGTGCCTACATTGATGCTAATGGGGATTCAGGGTATGAGAAGGCAACATGGAAATTTGATCCACCGCgtgacatttttattttttttactcttcgtattttaatataaaaaattgacttccatattttcaattttcaaacttaattttccaaaactccatttcaaactaattttcaaaactccaatttttttttaattctcgaaataattttctaagtttctacttttaattttaattttccaagattcaaattcttaaaagtaattttctaaaaattccacaatttcaaatttaatttttaaaatgtcactttcaaataaattttcgaaactccaattcatttcaaatcaaaaattcaaaaattccattcccaaacaattctttaaaattccattttcttaaatttaaatttaaaatcaataaatatggagaaattagagagtaaaaaaaattaaaattaattttatgaaaaaatgcacgagcatattaaaaagaatataaaggaaaaaaagaaaaataataataaaaactataataggtGAAAATAGATTATGGTGGCTAGAgagcaaaaaaaatgaaaaaattgaaaaaaaaaaaaaagtggaaacgTGGTAAGTGGTAAGACAGATATATTGATGtgagagaaataataaaaataaatgatacaTGTGCATATTAATAAGtgatattaaattaatgtgTATTTTGTCTTTTGGAGAGGATAATTATGAAACAAATTTAAAACCACTATTGTggaatagataatatttttttccctattttacattaaaattaaaaagtaaaaagtaaatttctacgatctcatatttttttttgtagttggGGTGCATTGTTAcatgatttccaaaaaaattgccGAACACAATGTCACTCTAAAAATGGCTGGCCATAATGGTCATACGCTGTTTGGAAGGCGAGAAAGAGAGAGGGATCTCCCTTCTTTCTCACaggggagggagagagagtaGGCTGTAGTCAAGTTTTTAGGGTTTGCAGAGACGACCAAGGTGCGTCGATCCCCTTTCAGCATCTCTGATTGAGTCCACGCATCTTTCAAAAGTGTCAGCTTCATGTTGCATATTCGCTAGAGTCTTTGATTCTGTCTGAGATTCAAACTCCACACATATTCAATCCCAGTAATGTCCATGGATCAAAGTTCAAAGATGAAGGGTTGTTCTTCATCAGGGCTTCAAATCATCATTTCCACAATAATCTCCTGCAAATCTGTGCTATTGTGTGATTCACTCTAAGAGCGAATAGAGGAAATAGAAAGTTGTGGGATTTGGAAACACTAGACACTTGTGCTGATTGTGTAGAGTGTCTTTTTGTTCAAATCTCTAGGGGTTTTGCAGGCAGATAAGAAGTAGGGATTTATCCATGTTGGTGTTTTGGCGATGGAACCCAGGTCGCCTTCCAAGTTTAAAATTCCTATCATGGGATTTGTTCAATATAAACGGGTCTTCAATATTGGTATCATAGTTCTGGCCGTTGTGCTGTTACTGGTTGGTGTTTATCATGTATTTGGACCGGGGAGAGGTGGCAATGTGTTGGGAAGGCCTTACTTTACTGTGGTTGTGGACTGTGGAAGCACAGGGACGAGAGTGAATGTGTATGAGTGGGTCATGAAAGGTGAGAGGAACTGGGAGCTGCCTATGTTGATGCATTCATATCCCGACTTGTCAACCAAGAGTCCTCTTTGGAAAGGTGCTTGTCAGTACCATTGCTTGCAAACTGAACCTGGGTTAGATAAATTTGTTGGTAATTATTCAGGGGTGAGGGCGTCTTTGGAGCCATTGATTCTTTGGGCTGAGCAGCAGGTACCACCTGAAAGACGTGGAGAGACTCCGGTTTTTGTTCTAGCTACTGCTGGACTAAGGAGGCTGGATGTTGTTGATGTTAAGCAAGTTTTGGATGATGCAGAGGCTGTTGTGGGAAAGCATGCATTTTTGCATAGGAGAAGTTGGATCAGGGTGTTGAGTGGAAAAGAAGAAGCTTACTATGGTTGGATTGCTCTGAACTATAAGATGGGGAGACTTGGAAATAATTCAAGGTTGCCCACTTTGGGACTTCTGGATTTGGGTGGTTCATCATTGCAGGTGGTGATGGAGGTAGGTGAATCAAGAGAAGATGGGCACTTGGTCAGATCAAGGGTTGGCTTGTTTGAACATCGAATCTTGGCATACTCATTGACGGAATTTGGTATAAATAAGGCATTTGATAGGACAGTTAGTATGCTAAGCCAAGTGCAACCACTCAGAGAAGGTTCTGGCCGTAAACTGGAACTCCAGCATCCTTGTCTTGGTTCTGATTATGTGAACAATTACACCTGTGATGGTTGCATTTTTTCAAATGCTACTGACTCGAATAGTTCTCAGCCCATGCGAAATCATCACTTCACTTCTGTGTATCTAGTTGGAGACCTGAATTGGGAGCAATGCAAAGGACTTGCAAGGACTGCTGCAATACATTCAAGCAGCTCAGATTGGTCCAACCTAACACTTGCTTTAAACTGCAAAGCACACTTGCCTTCTCATAGTGGTCAGTTAAAACTTCTAAACCTCTAACAGCAGTTTATTCCACACACAGTTCGTGCacatttatacattttttgacatttttatgGCCTTACAAATTCACATGTGCTAAAAATCTGATCTCTCTTCCAATGACCTCCAGAATTCACTTGGGGCTTCtgcaataataaattattaaacatttagGGCTACCAAGAACAGCATTTTATAATATCTAGTAAGGTCTCTAATGTGCATAGATGACCATTCTTTGTCTATGCTAGGCTTTGTTGATTGGTTTAGCTTGAGTTTAGGAGTCAGAGattgtttttacattttttgttattttcctttCCTCAAGCGCGCCTTTTTGGGGTCAATTGTATACATTGTATATACTTTGCTCCATTTGCTCAGGCACCATTAATATAACAATTGCAACCCTGAGGTTCAATCTGTCCAATGGACACCTGTGCTTTATTGTGGTAGGCACTGTGATTGGTTTGACATCAAATAAAGAACATATGCATTATGAAGCTTTTAACTTATATGCATGTATTGAAATGGATTTTGACCTTATTTAGTTTTCTTGGTTCTCCTCTAGGTacatcattcaaatatttaggctatgtttggttctcggaaagtgttaaggaaagaaaaaaaatattaaagaaaatgattttcttatgtttggttgtactatgaaaaatatgaaagaaagtcaaatataattaaaattaacaagaaatttatatattttaaaattatttaatctttatatagatgGGTTAATcgagtgaaatgagtttgaagtagtatataaaaataatttattgattttaaatcaatttttttattttctttcactttttctttccttctacttttcctctttattttttttccctagcaTTTTCCCTCACACTTTCCGGGATCCAAACATATCTTTAAACTTATGCACCGTCACTATAATTTAAATGGTTACATCTTTCAACAAGGAAATTTATTCAGGATTTGAAGTTCCATGCGTCAACATGCCACatgttttattctatttatttttagtttcaatGCAGTTCTGTCATTCTCATTACTAAGACCATCTATGCATCATATGTTATCCACAAGCTAGCTTCCCACCATTTTTGCACTGAAGGAGTGGTAGGTTTCATGTGCTAAGGTTCATACGTTTAACTTCCATCTTGCATTCTGCAGGCAGCAATATACTGAATTCTAAAGCCACCACCCATGCTGCTGCATGCTTTCATGCTTTGTCTGgattttttgttgtttacaCCATGCTGAATTTGAGTCAAAGAGCCAACATGACAGAAATTTGGGAGAGAGGCCAGCTACTATGTTCAAGATCAGATGCTCATTTTGGCAGCATTTCCGGAAATTATGCTAGGCAGTTTTGTTTCAGTGTGCCCTATTTAGCTTCACTCATTGAAGATGGTCTATGTCTTGGTGATGCAGAAATAAATTTTGGCCCGGGAGATGTTTCTTGGACTTTAGGAGCTGCCTTGGTTGAAGGGGAATACTTGTGGCTAAGTACCACTAATTCTCGGTTGAGCATATCATCCTTGAAAATAAAGTCAGTCTTAGCATCaccatttttcctatttattttgcTTCTAGGTCTTCTTCTCATTGTTTACTGTAGTCAAATTAAGCTGCCTATGCCCGGAAAAAGAGGTGCCGGTGTTAGATCATCCTTGCCATCCTATATCTATCCAAAACGCAGGCCAAACTAATCTTTGGTTTCTGCATTTTTGATTGTTTGTTCTTATTGTAAgtgcaattcatttattctttgtAAGTTAGAGTTACATAAATCCATTTTAGATTATTAACTTGTATGTTTGTCACTATAAGACAAAAAGCTATGTTGTACTCCTGGTTGGATTCTAGAGTTTTCTTCTTGGATGATAGCTTTTATTCTTCTGTGTCCCTGATACTCAACTTTAGATGGAGTGGAATGCATTCTGGAGTGTGGGTGTTTGAAAGGTACAGGGTGGTTGGGGAATCATTTGAAGCTGTGCTGGACAGTTGCTATCGTCTCATGATGCTTACTTCTAGTTTAAGAGATATTCTATTTAACACACAACAGCTGTGTGGTCCCAATTTCATGGTACTTGGGGATCCAAGATTCATCTCTTTACATCTATGTGATCATGTTGAATTTCTCGTAATATTTATGAGAGTAAATCTCGCTACATAGGATGAGATTTTGATGCAATGTTCCGgggaaaaaatcatcatttttttaaggcTCTCACTACAGTACCAAATTGATACATATTCAGGAGCAAGACCAATCACATCGTGCGCATTGTGTCATTTATACATACAGTCTAGGGTCCATTGTTTTGTACCCAATATGATCCTAtgattcttttgtattttcttttgtattttgatttcatttctttattcGGCTTtcatttgattatattttgatctcatttatttatattttcctcCAATAACTTAAATTTCATCATAAGTATTTAACACCcgagattgaaaaaaaaataattgtaagcATGTGCTTCGATGGAGACTCTCTTTCAACTCAAGATCTAATAGGCAATCCCATGCTGGTCTTCATTTTTTGTTGACTGAATTAGTGATCCATTTGGGttgtttttgtgaaaaaaactaaaaaggagaattttgggtttttgccGCAGCATCTAGTTTCCAAACAGGATAGTATATATGACCCAGTTAAATGCAGACGAGAACCAAAAGGACCAAGAAACTACACCAAGAATAAAGAGCAGAGCATCATGACAAGGCCAGCACAGCTTATGTTTATAATATATGCATACAGGTAGACGGATCAAATTACATCATAATCATGTTCTATTAGCTTGTTCGCATACATACAACCAGATATTTACATCGTTATGACCCCTCAACAGGCAGTAGTAGTTCAGTATGTAGACACGCTGCTGGACTCACAGCCTTCCAACCCAGAATTTTTGACATCCACCCAGATTTCATTTACGCGCCCAAAGATCTGAAATGGAGAACTGTATTGTGCGATTGAGTAAGCATAATTACTTTCAGAAGTAGTGAAGTTTGCCCATGGGGACCTACTCAGGCTGATGGCAAGTTTCTCTGCTTCTTTAACAATGTTATCATCCCTGGCATATCCTGAGAACTTCCTGACTGCAATACAGTGAATTGCCCATTTATCTGGTTTCAGGTGTAGTTCAGGGAGAGGAAGTGGAGGGGTGGCCTGGAACTTCACAGGCAAGTAGAACCGGACAAAATAAGCCGATGAGTGAAGAGGGCCGGCACCAGGAACAATGCTTGTTAGGACAGGTGCGGTCATTGCGATCCGAGAAAAGTTCAAATTGGCGCCTTGGATGTACTGAAACAGCCTGTCAGGTGAGTGAATCCAAAGCAAAATGAAATGAATCCTCCAGAATCATAAAGAGGAAAATCCTAAAGAGATCATCACTAAGACTGCAGCATTTCCAGGAGAAGAAGTTCTATGAAAGATTAGATTTCATATTGGGGAATAATCCTTGTACATTATCCACAATGAGTGAAAGATTcctttatttattgatttgtttCTTTATATTCAGGATGGATGTTGCTTTCCAGAAAAAACACTACGTCTGAACATGTTGACCATCTTATGTTATGGAAATTCAACAATAACATAACAAAACAGCCCAGCTTTAATTCCAAGAACATGTTTTgggaaattacaaacaaaagttACTTCTGACAAGTGATGATTTTACAGTCAGGTTGTAGTGACCTAGTTGAGTATCACATCACTAAGTTAAGGTTTGGTGGTTGGGCTTATAAACAAATGGGCCATCTCCCCTTGATAGTTGATTTTCAAGGATAAGGTCTATGCAATGTATAGACCATGTATGGACCAACATGCGCCGTGTGGGCAGATTGGGGAAGGGCTACTACCTAGCTGTGTGCAGGATTTGCAAAGTCATCAATCCACCCATAAAAACCGCCATGGGTGTTGGTTTAACTTAGTGATGTGGGACTCAACTGTCATTACAATCCACTATGCTTTCAAAACCGCTGATTTCCATGGTGGTTTTTATGGGTGGTGAGTTGACTTGGTGGATACTGCACATGACTAGGTAGTAACCCTCCCTCAATCTTGCCCCCATGGTGCCTGCTCTGATACAAATTGTTACGTATATATTGGGTAGAACTCACCCTTGAAAACTGACTATCAAGGGGAGGGTGCCCAAGTGCTTATAAGCCAAACCACCAAGTCTTAATTTAGTGATGTGAGCGTCAACTAGGTCATTACACAAGAAAGTCACTTTGTTCATCATCAAAATTGTTGAAACACTGCTCTTAACAAAGCCAGTGGACTTCCTAACTGATATAGAATGACCTACACTAGTCAAAACAAAAAATCCAGTTCAAAATAAAGCCAGGGACCTTCCATATATTCAAAGCCTTATTCTGAGAAtgatatttaatcttttttgttttttgtttttttttgtttttttttttatctgcaAATGAGATTTCTATTAAAAACGCCAAAAAGGGTAGACCAAAGTACACACGATGTATACAACGACAACCAAAAAGTGCCAAAAAAAGGAggagaagacaaaaagaaacTCCTTCTCTCAAACTgaccccaaccaatcaatgaaatctacTATGGACATCAATCTTTCACCTATAAACAGTTTGATCCAAGTTAACAACTTACACAAAAACAAGTATTTCAGCCTTTGGATTGAGAATTCCACATTCTCAAaagatcttctatttctctctttccaaatagtCTAGAAGAGGCATAAAGGAGCTGTCCTTCAAACCTTTTTCTGCTTTCTTCCAACAAAGGAACCATGTCGGCCTAGCATAGTCTCTCTAATTGTGGATTGCAACGCCTAAAAAACTCTAAAGAGAGAGAATAATAGCTCCCACAACACCCTTGCCTTGTCACAATGCAAAAGGATGTGATCAATAGACTCCTCATGAGATAGACATAGGAAGCAATGGTTGGCCAAAGACCACCCCCTCCTTTGAAGCTAGTCAAGAGTTAGAGCTTTTCCCCAAgtcgcctcccaagcaaaaGAGCACACCTTAGGAGGAACCCATGCATTCCACACAACACTAGAAGGGAATTGCACTACCCTTCCTGTCTCTAGGCTAGCATAAAGTGATTTAACAGAGAATGTTCCACTCTTCATATCAACCCAACACACTTTATGCTCTTTCCCCTCTTCTACCAATTTATCTTGAAGTCTTGCCAAAAGCGTTCCACAATAATTATCTCTCAATCATTTAGGGGTCTTAGGAAGTTAGGATTCCAACCACCCCCCTCATTAGAATGCTACCACAACTCCGCCACTCAAGCATCTTTAGAGTTAGAAAGAGCAcataaagagagaaaagaaacatTTAACGGCTCCTCCCCGCAccacttatctttccaaaactttatcCTTTTCCCATTGCCCATTGAAAAGGACAATTTAGAACTAACTACATCCCACAACTTTCTTATGGTCTTCCATAAACCAACACCATAGCCTCCTCTCACTTCTTAGAGCACCAACCCCCTTCCAAATCCCCAT of Vitis vinifera cultivar Pinot Noir 40024 chromosome 17, ASM3070453v1 contains these proteins:
- the LOC100265564 gene encoding probable apyrase 7, with translation MEPRSPSKFKIPIMGFVQYKRVFNIGIIVLAVVLLLVGVYHVFGPGRGGNVLGRPYFTVVVDCGSTGTRVNVYEWVMKGERNWELPMLMHSYPDLSTKSPLWKGACQYHCLQTEPGLDKFVGNYSGVRASLEPLILWAEQQVPPERRGETPVFVLATAGLRRLDVVDVKQVLDDAEAVVGKHAFLHRRSWIRVLSGKEEAYYGWIALNYKMGRLGNNSRLPTLGLLDLGGSSLQVVMEVGESREDGHLVRSRVGLFEHRILAYSLTEFGINKAFDRTVSMLSQVQPLREGSGRKLELQHPCLGSDYVNNYTCDGCIFSNATDSNSSQPMRNHHFTSVYLVGDLNWEQCKGLARTAAIHSSSSDWSNLTLALNCKAHLPSHSGSNILNSKATTHAAACFHALSGFFVVYTMLNLSQRANMTEIWERGQLLCSRSDAHFGSISGNYARQFCFSVPYLASLIEDGLCLGDAEINFGPGDVSWTLGAALVEGEYLWLSTTNSRLSISSLKIKSVLASPFFLFILLLGLLLIVYCSQIKLPMPGKRGAGVRSSLPSYIYPKRRPN
- the LOC100248414 gene encoding uncharacterized protein LOC100248414 → MWDKSPNPWFIVPCASQLLHQRKMEKPWLSLMLISILCCLALCKGIESPEFAVIHAESDFEVRLYPESTWMTASVRDISFEKSTWNGFHRLFQYIQGANLNFSRIAMTAPVLTSIVPGAGPLHSSAYFVRFYLPVKFQATPPLPLPELHLKPDKWAIHCIAVRKFSGYARDDNIVKEAEKLAISLSRSPWANFTTSESNYAYSIAQYSSPFQIFGRVNEIWVDVKNSGLEGCESSSVSTY